Proteins from one Sphingomonas insulae genomic window:
- a CDS encoding glycoside hydrolase family 97 protein, whose product MRSWWIAVSALLAGCSSTDVNPLIASSPDGQVEIMAGRFRGGSLAIRIRHHGKDVIAPSPVGLTLADEPLKRMRIEQSRRPGDRSAQAYHELTIAARETEGSRRALLLHLRAYDTGAAFRIELPRTGSLHALRLAGETTALRFPRDYRCLAVPHDKYLNSHEGDYAPVRASTLRPAALYDLPLSCRTGQRNEAIALTESDVENYPGAYLVKSKALGVAFRLTPLPANDTLAAVLPATDAALRTPWRVVMIADRPERLIENELVQQLASPPRIGEAQWVRPGKAAWAWWSGIKAYGVPNAGFNNPTYQHYVDFASRFGLPYFVIDWGWAARPRGDKALADVTRFRSGVDIPALSRYAAARGVRLWLWTNWDAIGPDMDRVFALYQSWGIAGIKVDYVYRQDQVAIAYYHRLLAAAARHRLMVNIHGAPVPRGLEHTYPNLLTQEGVMGAEYNKWSRKVTAGANVRLAYSRATIGPMDYTPGGFRNVTSKAFKPRHVLPEVMTTRAQQLAMFVVYPSPLQSLADAPQAYLDQQGRPQAGANFLRLVPAVWDETRGVAGEWGQWIAVARRSGKRWFVGVMNDERSRTVTLPLGFLSEGRWKLHALIDGARPPILDGRGGTLRAGTSLRVPLAASGGAVLVLDPEGS is encoded by the coding sequence GTGATCGCGCCATCACCGGTTGGCCTCACGCTCGCGGACGAGCCGCTCAAACGCATGCGGATCGAGCAATCGCGACGCCCAGGCGACCGATCCGCCCAGGCCTATCACGAGTTGACGATCGCGGCGCGCGAGACTGAGGGTAGCAGGCGAGCGCTCCTGCTCCACCTGCGTGCCTATGATACCGGCGCCGCTTTCCGTATCGAGTTGCCAAGGACCGGATCGTTGCACGCGCTTCGGCTTGCCGGTGAGACGACGGCGCTGCGCTTCCCACGCGACTATCGATGCCTTGCAGTGCCGCACGACAAATATCTCAATTCGCATGAGGGCGATTACGCGCCCGTCCGCGCCAGTACCCTCCGCCCTGCTGCGCTGTACGATCTTCCACTCAGCTGCCGCACCGGCCAAAGGAACGAGGCGATCGCCCTCACCGAAAGCGACGTCGAAAATTATCCCGGCGCGTACCTGGTCAAGTCGAAGGCGCTGGGGGTCGCGTTTAGGCTCACACCCCTACCGGCCAACGATACCCTTGCCGCCGTTCTGCCGGCGACGGATGCGGCCCTTCGTACACCATGGCGCGTGGTGATGATCGCGGATCGTCCCGAAAGGCTGATCGAGAACGAGCTGGTGCAGCAGCTTGCCTCGCCCCCGCGTATCGGCGAAGCGCAATGGGTCAGGCCGGGCAAGGCCGCTTGGGCGTGGTGGTCGGGTATCAAGGCCTACGGCGTCCCAAATGCCGGATTCAATAACCCAACCTACCAGCATTATGTCGACTTTGCCTCGCGGTTCGGCCTGCCCTATTTCGTGATCGATTGGGGCTGGGCCGCGCGGCCGCGCGGCGACAAGGCATTGGCGGACGTAACCCGCTTCCGCTCCGGCGTCGATATCCCGGCGCTCTCCCGCTACGCCGCGGCGCGCGGCGTACGTCTGTGGCTATGGACGAACTGGGACGCCATCGGGCCGGACATGGACCGGGTGTTCGCACTATATCAGTCATGGGGCATCGCCGGGATCAAGGTCGACTATGTCTACCGGCAGGATCAGGTCGCGATCGCTTATTATCACCGACTCCTTGCGGCGGCCGCGCGGCACCGGCTGATGGTCAATATCCACGGCGCGCCGGTACCGCGCGGGCTGGAGCACACCTATCCCAACCTGCTGACGCAGGAAGGCGTGATGGGGGCCGAGTATAACAAGTGGAGCCGAAAGGTGACGGCCGGTGCCAACGTCCGTCTCGCGTACAGTCGCGCGACGATTGGACCGATGGACTATACCCCCGGCGGCTTTCGCAATGTCACTTCGAAGGCGTTCAAGCCCCGCCACGTCCTGCCCGAGGTGATGACCACGCGTGCACAGCAGCTTGCCATGTTCGTGGTCTATCCCAGTCCGCTGCAATCGTTGGCGGACGCACCGCAAGCCTATCTGGACCAGCAAGGCAGGCCGCAGGCGGGGGCAAACTTCCTGCGGCTGGTGCCGGCGGTGTGGGACGAGACGCGTGGCGTAGCGGGCGAATGGGGTCAATGGATTGCAGTCGCCCGGCGCAGCGGCAAGCGCTGGTTCGTCGGGGTGATGAACGACGAACGATCACGTACGGTCACGCTCCCGCTCGGTTTCCTGTCCGAAGGGCGATGGAAGCTGCATGCCTTGATAGACGGCGCGAGGCCACCAATCCTAGACGGGCGCGGTGGTACGTTGCGCGCTGGTACCAGCCTGCGGGTGCCACTGGCAGCAAGCGGCGGGGCGGTGCTTGTTCTTGATCCTGAAGGCTCCTGA
- a CDS encoding potassium channel family protein, producing MTSPKPGPRKAPRFYRRSVVSPSTTLLARIAAALALVGIALAGHWFDRAGLRDNVDGVVSFLDVVYFTMITVTTVGYGDIVPVTDRARMFDTFVVTPVRVFVWLIFLGSAYSFLLRNTWERWRMAAIQRRLNGHTIICGFGATGREAADELVRRGCPPGEIVVVDQSETALEEAIAQDLATVHGDATHNAVLTAAGIERARSLIVTPGRDDTAVLIALTARRLATHVPVAVAIQATENEVLASDAGATVIVNPTSFGGQLLAGASRGAHIADYVSDLVTSHGRIALHERVAIASDVGLPLRDLRPGQGLRLYRSGRAIGFWEDAAIVEKGDIIIEVLPQDGP from the coding sequence ATGACGTCACCGAAGCCCGGTCCGCGCAAGGCACCGCGATTTTACCGTCGAAGCGTCGTGTCGCCGTCGACGACCTTGCTCGCGAGGATTGCGGCTGCGCTCGCGCTGGTGGGCATCGCTCTGGCAGGGCATTGGTTCGACCGCGCCGGCCTGCGCGACAATGTGGACGGCGTGGTGTCGTTCCTGGACGTGGTCTATTTCACCATGATCACCGTCACGACCGTCGGTTATGGTGACATCGTTCCGGTGACCGACCGTGCCCGGATGTTCGACACATTCGTGGTCACGCCGGTGCGTGTCTTCGTCTGGCTGATCTTCCTGGGATCGGCCTATAGTTTTCTTCTCCGCAATACTTGGGAGCGTTGGCGCATGGCGGCCATCCAACGGCGATTGAACGGCCACACGATCATCTGCGGCTTCGGGGCGACCGGGCGGGAGGCGGCGGATGAGCTGGTTCGACGCGGATGCCCGCCGGGAGAGATTGTCGTGGTGGATCAGTCAGAAACCGCGCTCGAGGAGGCGATCGCCCAGGACCTTGCCACCGTTCATGGCGATGCCACGCACAACGCCGTTCTGACGGCGGCAGGGATCGAGCGGGCTCGCTCGCTTATCGTTACGCCGGGGCGTGACGATACAGCGGTGTTGATCGCGCTCACGGCCCGGCGGCTTGCCACGCATGTGCCGGTCGCGGTGGCGATCCAAGCGACGGAAAACGAGGTGCTGGCGAGCGATGCCGGGGCAACGGTCATCGTCAACCCCACCAGCTTTGGCGGGCAATTGCTCGCGGGGGCAAGCCGGGGCGCCCATATCGCCGATTATGTCTCGGATCTGGTCACGTCGCACGGCCGCATCGCCCTGCATGAGCGGGTGGCCATTGCTTCGGATGTCGGTTTGCCCCTTCGAGACCTGCGGCCCGGGCAAGGGCTGCGCCTCTATCGCAGCGGTCGCGCCATCGGCTTCTGGGAGGATGCCGCCATCGTCGAAAAGGGCGATATCATCATCGAGGTGTTGCCGCAGGACGGTCCGTGA
- the nhaA gene encoding Na+/H+ antiporter NhaA, whose translation MAVQIRPRSAIRAFLQSGASGGIVLIVAALAALGIANSPLAAVYFAALQQHVGPLSVLHWINDGLMALFFLLVGLEIKRELVDGHLATWSDRALPTVAALSGMVLPALIYLAIAGSTPRLARGWAIPSATDIAFAIGVMALLGRRVPASLKLFLTTVAIVDDMGAVAVIAVAYTNAVSGPALLAAVLILGVMFVLNRLGIVRLWPYLLLGLLLWVAIWSSGIHATIAGVLTASLIPIRRSPGAPDARNSPLHRLEHALQSWVAYGIVPIFGFANAGVSMAGLGLGSLLAPLPLGVAAGLFVGKQVSVLGAVWAVARFGLARPPGGASWPQVYGTALLCGIGFTMSLFIAGLAFADPKLVDEVKVGILAGSLLSAVSGYVVLRFAGSRSRQVNA comes from the coding sequence ATTGCGGTTCAGATCCGTCCGCGGTCGGCCATACGTGCCTTTCTGCAAAGCGGCGCGTCGGGCGGTATTGTCCTGATCGTTGCGGCGCTTGCGGCACTGGGCATCGCCAACAGTCCGTTAGCCGCGGTGTATTTTGCGGCGCTTCAGCAGCACGTCGGACCGTTGTCGGTCCTGCACTGGATCAACGATGGCCTGATGGCGCTGTTCTTCCTGCTGGTCGGTCTCGAGATCAAGCGTGAGCTGGTCGACGGGCATCTGGCGACCTGGTCAGACCGGGCGTTGCCGACCGTCGCGGCGCTCAGCGGCATGGTCTTGCCAGCCCTGATCTACCTGGCGATCGCCGGCTCGACGCCGCGATTGGCGCGCGGTTGGGCGATCCCATCAGCGACGGACATCGCCTTCGCCATCGGCGTGATGGCGCTGCTCGGCAGACGAGTGCCGGCATCGCTCAAGCTTTTCCTGACGACCGTCGCGATCGTCGACGACATGGGAGCGGTCGCGGTGATCGCGGTCGCCTATACCAACGCGGTGAGCGGCCCTGCGCTGCTTGCCGCCGTGCTCATCCTTGGTGTGATGTTCGTCCTCAATCGCCTCGGCATCGTGCGCCTCTGGCCCTATCTGCTGCTCGGGCTGCTGCTTTGGGTGGCGATCTGGTCGTCCGGCATCCACGCCACGATCGCCGGCGTGCTGACGGCCAGCCTGATCCCGATCCGCCGCTCGCCTGGCGCACCGGATGCCCGAAACTCTCCACTTCATCGGCTGGAGCATGCCCTCCAGTCGTGGGTCGCGTATGGGATCGTCCCCATCTTCGGCTTTGCCAATGCTGGCGTGTCGATGGCCGGTCTGGGCTTGGGCTCGCTGCTGGCTCCCCTGCCGCTTGGCGTCGCTGCCGGCCTGTTCGTCGGCAAACAGGTCAGCGTGCTCGGAGCCGTCTGGGCAGTGGCCCGTTTTGGCCTCGCGCGACCGCCCGGCGGTGCATCCTGGCCGCAGGTCTATGGCACGGCGCTCCTGTGCGGGATCGGCTTTACGATGAGCCTGTTCATCGCCGGGCTTGCCTTCGCAGACCCCAAACTTGTTGATGAGGTCAAGGTCGGCATCCTCGCCGGCTCGCTCCTGTCCGCGGTAAGCGGCTATGTCGTTCTCCGCTTTGCAGGATCCAGATCCCGGCAAGTCAATGCGTGA
- a CDS encoding DUF389 domain-containing protein, whose amino-acid sequence MAEVAGHTSNLTDRLARLTLYRWWRRSIVGRVDHEAVVARIVEDSGWSARFAFMTMMSAGIAVLGLLLSSPAVVIGAMLISPLMSPILGFGFSLALFDFAELRRSLKALAIGAVAAVAFTALIVLVSPLQAPTAEIVARTRPNLFDLAVALFAALAGTFAIIRGRGETIVGVAIATALMPPLAVVGYGIATRNIPVGAGAFALFVTNFITIALSATAMARFYGFGHRLSRRQTWAQTSVLILVFVAMAVPLGISLNRIGREALAVSQTRTLLTDRFGDAARVTQLDLDFAADPLLVRAVVITPRGAMQKTPVLQAALQEKLGRPLRLNLDQILLEAGAGALEAQREELRQAGDMAGQEAQRMTALSKMIALVTGVSADDVTIDRDHRRATAAAAPLPGATVATYRTLEARAAAETEGWSVIIVPPQAPLPEIAFADNVDTLDAAAQSAVSTSAWAAHRWNMPMLGVPGLPPGMPPERPNLSQRRALAIAALLKAKGVSAVPAAPAGQRFALMTNVGAPAQ is encoded by the coding sequence ATGGCTGAAGTAGCTGGACATACCTCCAACCTGACCGATCGACTGGCGCGGCTCACGCTCTACCGCTGGTGGCGGCGATCGATCGTCGGCCGCGTCGACCATGAAGCGGTGGTTGCCAGGATCGTGGAGGACAGCGGCTGGTCGGCGCGCTTCGCGTTCATGACCATGATGTCCGCAGGCATCGCAGTGCTTGGTCTGCTTTTGTCCTCACCCGCCGTCGTGATCGGTGCGATGCTGATCTCGCCGCTCATGAGCCCGATCCTGGGGTTCGGCTTCAGCCTGGCGTTGTTCGATTTTGCGGAATTGCGGCGCTCACTGAAAGCGCTGGCGATTGGAGCGGTCGCGGCAGTCGCCTTTACGGCACTGATCGTGCTCGTCTCGCCGCTGCAAGCGCCGACGGCCGAGATCGTGGCGCGCACGCGTCCCAACCTTTTCGATCTTGCAGTAGCGCTCTTTGCCGCGCTTGCCGGCACGTTCGCCATCATCCGTGGCCGCGGCGAGACGATCGTCGGCGTCGCCATCGCGACCGCCCTCATGCCGCCTTTGGCCGTGGTCGGCTACGGGATTGCCACCCGTAACATCCCTGTCGGCGCCGGGGCCTTCGCGCTGTTCGTCACCAACTTTATTACGATCGCCCTGTCGGCGACCGCAATGGCCCGATTCTACGGCTTTGGACATCGCCTCTCCCGGCGCCAGACATGGGCGCAGACGTCGGTTCTGATTCTCGTCTTCGTCGCCATGGCTGTGCCGCTGGGCATTTCCCTCAACCGCATCGGCCGCGAGGCGCTTGCAGTGTCGCAGACCCGCACGCTTCTGACCGACCGTTTCGGCGACGCCGCACGCGTGACCCAGCTCGACCTCGACTTTGCGGCAGACCCCCTGCTTGTCCGCGCGGTCGTGATCACGCCGCGGGGCGCGATGCAGAAAACGCCTGTGCTGCAGGCTGCGCTCCAGGAAAAGCTCGGGCGCCCGCTTCGGCTGAATCTCGATCAGATCCTGCTCGAGGCCGGTGCGGGCGCGCTGGAAGCGCAACGCGAGGAATTACGGCAGGCCGGAGACATGGCGGGCCAGGAGGCGCAGCGGATGACGGCGCTGAGCAAGATGATTGCGCTGGTAACGGGCGTATCGGCCGATGACGTGACGATCGACCGGGATCATCGGCGCGCCACGGCGGCCGCGGCGCCCCTGCCTGGTGCCACGGTTGCGACCTATCGCACGCTTGAAGCGCGCGCCGCAGCCGAGACGGAGGGATGGTCCGTTATCATCGTGCCGCCACAGGCGCCGCTGCCCGAAATTGCCTTCGCGGATAATGTCGACACGCTCGACGCAGCCGCACAGAGTGCAGTGTCAACATCCGCCTGGGCTGCTCATCGCTGGAACATGCCAATGCTCGGCGTGCCTGGGCTTCCGCCTGGAATGCCCCCCGAACGACCGAAC